From the genome of Carassius gibelio isolate Cgi1373 ecotype wild population from Czech Republic chromosome B10, carGib1.2-hapl.c, whole genome shotgun sequence, one region includes:
- the si:dkey-88l16.3 gene encoding low-density lipoprotein receptor-related protein 2 isoform X7: MDLRRLISCAALFVLLSGVDGGCSRNQWQCDDGVCVSHRWRCDGVSDCQDGSDEMDCVCQPGDLQCADGSGCVIGSGVCDGRPQCPDASDEWDCSRRLGCLAGDWKCKNNICIPQELLCNDVNDCGDNSDEETCASCGKMNLRCPDGTCLTPRQRCDGVAQCSDKRDEPLTCGKSCLNGNGGCSHACIDQVWGALCTCPTGMTLSANGLDCEDVNECAQSFGPCMHLCTNTPGSFRCLCQNGFKALGNGSCEPQGAMTKILTSRKGLIGLVNVKTRVYEPLFAIESEPIAMTYDIQRNFIYWADKDGNIYQALNRKSTILYKGQSGLHSLAIDWFTGQLYWTSVTQKAILTGAADGSAVGTVMSKEMDPREMVLSPTESFIFWINKGANDELTIERVEMDGLNRTTLVFITAQLPRSLTMDVAARRLYWISVYKASIESIRTDGTGRFTFWDFFQGRPAQTLAVFNGWFYLADEKKLWQAPQNRSSDTLNGFILKASLPVLNIYHVLQQPRGFAPCKDSGCQLCLPSKKTPAGFTCLCPEGALPMSWGACENFKVAYATATAVYSLEFAGETPVKTELFTSDEDIQSFDMYWRRGCVVWSNGTGHVKTNIQSQDLSEYILTLKPACIVRVDQRTGNLYWLACDELSIGVSTIGPLDQSISRQLYQTRTAILDLFVDWQRGKLYWLEGKQVMRMKLGLIGGNVETAFSFEEDGVDRVVFDHKANGFLWSMESYLQVMSLLKMRRYSAGKDWVVPGSLMAAYEPYTVTLFNNILTVWNRKDRARVSGVAVENGVVSLSVALREVQQDTTAEDVRPTEVTCKSPLVICQGSAVCISRSQWCDGNKDCPDGSDEASCVHMCAKPGDFLCADRRKCVARDLVCDGRSHCTDGSDETGCPTTAPETVSTALKCRVGSKPCADGRECVLYSHVCDGEMDCKDGSDEHGCEYRCKADQFQCAHGRMCIDRKQVCDGTPQCQDRSDELDCFSRSHECRHQCDNKTRCIPESFLCDGEKDCVDATDEHNCSEIKRGDINLVTLKGNKEQPPLQPPPPVCRSPSMMCPGTSLCISHTRLCDGKIDCPDGSDEVSCVDTCSKPGDFLCKDRRKCVDGNLVCDGRSHCLDGSDEVACYLVARSSKPAPLKCRVGSKPCEDGRECVLLSHVCDGEMDCKDGSDERDCGRQCQPGQFQCTSVGRCIEMNQVCDGTPQCLDKSDEAGCWKPSRSCSMRCDRDTHCIPEVLICNGIRDCLDGTDEANCAVSRPAQTSCESPSVLCPGTSVCVSPAQMCDGTRDCLDGSDEASCIDACAAPGDFLCEDRRKCIEGSLVCDGRSHCLDGSDEMGCSTIADKTTTTAPFKCRVGTKPCEDGRECVLYSHVCDGEMDCKDGSDEEQCELQCNPGMFQCVQGKKCIDFRQVCDGTPQCPDHSDEAGCWKPTKSCSIRCDGNSRCIPEVFVCNGMRDCWDGSDEADCAMPTPPSPCKSPYVACQGTSLCILQRYLCDGRKDCPDGSDERPCLRNCPYRSDFMCKDRTKCVARDLVCDGRSHCLDRSDEMGCPTTAPKTSTTVLLKCRVGSKPCADGRECVLYSHVCDGEMDCKDGSDERDCDFNCKEGEFQCAHGRKCIDSKLVCDGKPQCQDFSDERDCFIRSKSCSHRCDNKTRCIPENFLCDGEKDCVDGTDESDCGYPTEVVKCESPAVLCRDGSLCIPHTSLCDGKRDCPDGYDETFCFDHCPNAGDFLCADRRKCVARDLVCDGRSHCTDGSDETGCPTTAPETVSTALKCRVGSKPCEDGRECVLYSHVCDGEMDCKDGSDEHGCEYRCKADQFQCAHGRMCIDRKQVCDGTPQCQDRSDELDCFSRSHECRHQCDNKTRCIPESFLCDGEKDCVDATDEDNCAPITGPSVTDQPVCLSPSVFCHETSKCISPSQLCDGKTDCPSGADEQSCIYSCPDLGQFLCKDRRKCVESALVCDGHPHCADGSDEKQCPTCALLCDQKSVCLTSQQICDRKPDCRDGSDENICYTSRVAASAALPLKCPLGSKPCSDGKECVLYSHVCDGEKDCKDGSDERNCERKCKKGQFQCAHGKKCIDLKLVCDGTPQCQDRSDEINCMKLSEECRHPCDNKTRCVPETFLCDGERDCADGTDEDNCVVELCSGERFQCSNGQCVALALRCDGHADCRDHSDEKGCPQPPHCPMEQRCPHTHECLLKEWLCDGEQDCSDGFDERNCEVTALKCGEFQWSCASKTQCIAMTWRCDGVKDCKDESDESGCGQVKCPTHLFQCGSGECVEPDLVCNGASDCADGSDEGVGCLKNNCSSPSRPSCQHYCINTPHGARCGCKTGFRLQSDGLTCDDIDECKEIQPAACSHKCLNTLGSYLCQCHPEFILEPDGRSCKTAEEPSLLISEQYELLNVGLRSSSIQALIAPGRMAIFSLDYDRREQRVYWVSLEDQSIKYAFHREKDNTGTIVKGVKSDSIAVDWMGRNLYWVDGVAGQILAVRLTSSIVKAQNYVIVVEEDLHQPRSLVLLPQKGVMFWSEIGGQAQIERSGMDGSDRKVVVSRGLERPVSVTVDTLTDRLYWTDEKLRCIGSATLDGENIKLLQLSEMPSLFSVAVFNDMVYWSDTHRRSVQGANKLTGKNRKVLLKRPGQPFDLKVVHALLQPNVSGPCETLRCSHVCLLAPGPRAVCRCPAGLLLASDGFTCTTPVDSSSFLMLLSPTMITQIFTKSLQAGLGLKTWPEHRALTLPAVNQASDFDLLLKDRTVSVADAGRGSIAQLKLSSSGFTPIGHLLQLKGDLLTALAVDWVTRNLYWSSVKSPQLYVTSPGGKYTSLVLQAELEGTVSIALHPPTGRLCFTAVRRRAAQTLPQVDCAHMDGNNRTLLWSKAKMPASLAFSEKGTTLYWADVGNEMISSVNMDGSDYKEYSTGSAFILSFARVENIFFWITLDNGTAQVWYTDGFQPKHMWFEVKANVIELKAYSRSSQKGTNVCSENNGGCSHLCLAYPGGRSCRCAQDYLSVNKTKCVSNLKCPMGSKACRDGLKCIALAKFCDQIPDCLDGSDEECGSVRIKPGAARLPALDSAVGSESCEAERCSGHGTCVSVEGEAVCECEEGYSGDLCQNAASSSTALAITLTFLFGGALIAAVILKRRRAQASREEATEKQTLVTEVEECTTYSQNFVNELYDPDEAPITPAITTTVVS; this comes from the exons GTGTCGACGGAGGCTGCAGCAGAAATCAGTGGCAGTGTGatgatggagtgtgtgtgtcGCACAGATGGCGCTGTGACGGTGTCAGTGACTGCCAGGATGGGTCTGATGAGATGGACTGTG TATGTCAGCCTGGAGATTTGCAGTGTGCGGATGGCTCCGGGTGTGTGATCGGGTCGGGTGTTTGTGACGGGCGTCCACAGTGTCCCGACGCTTCAGATGAGTGGGACTGCAGCAGGCGTTTAGGGTGTCTGGCAGGTGACTGGAAGTGCAAGAACAACATTTGCATCCCACAAGAGCTTCTCTGCAATGACGTCAACGACTGCGGTGACAACTCTGATGAAGAAACCTGTG CTTCCTGTGGGAAGATGAACCTCCGCTGTCCTGATGGCACGTGTCTAACCCCGAGACAGAGGTGTGACGGAGTTGCTCAGTGTTCAGATAAGAGAGATGAGCCTCTTACATGTG GTAAAAGTTGTCTTAATGGGAACGGTGGCTGTAGTCATGCTTGCATTGACCAGGTTTGGGGAGCTTTGTGCACTTGTCCCACTGGGATGACCCTTTCTGCAAATGGACTTGATTGTGAAG ATGTCAATGAGTGTGCCCAGTCTTTCGGACCTTGCATGCACTTGTGCACAAACACACCCGGCTCTTTTCGGTGTCTGTGCCAGAATGGTTTCAAAGCTCTTGGAAACGGCTCTTGTGAACCTCAAG GAGCCATGACGAAGATCTTGACCTCCAGGAAGGGGTTGATTGGGTTAGTGAATGTGAAGACCAGAGTCTATGAACCGCTCTTTGCAATTGAGAGCGAACCTATAGCCATGACCTACGATATCCAGAGAAACTTCATCTACTGGGCTGATAAAGATGGGAATATCTACCAGGCTTTGAACCGGAAGAGCACGATTCTTTATAAAG GGCAGTCTGGTTTGCACAGTCTAGCCATCGACTGGTTTACTGGACAGCTGTACTGGACGAGTGTTACCCAGAAAGCCATCCTCACCGGTGCAGCTGATGGCAGTGCTGTAGGGACGGTCATGTCCAAAGAAATGGACCCGAGAGAGATGGTCCTCAGCCCAACTGAGAG TTTCATATTTTGGATTAATAAAGGAGCGAATGACGAGCTGACCATCGAGAGGGTGGAGATGGACGGTCTGAACCGGACTACACTGGTTTTCATCACTGCACAGCTCCCGAGGAGTCTTACGATGGATGTGGCGGCGCGCCGGCTGTATTGGATCAGTGTTTACAAAGCG TCAATTGAGAGCATCAGGACAGATGGCACTGGACGGTTCACCTTCTGGGATTTCTTTCAAGGACGTCCTGCTCAGACCCTGGCTGTGTTTAACGGCTGGTTTTACTTGGCTGATGAGAAAAAACTCTGGCAGGCTCCTCAAAATAGATCTTCTGACACACTAAATGGCTTCATCTTAAAAGCCTCGCTTCCTGTCTTGAACATCTACCATGTGCTTCAGCAGCCCAGAG GTTTTGCTCCGTGTAAAGACTCGGGCTGCCAGCTGTGTTTGCCGTCCAAGAAAACTCCTGCTGGATTCACCTGTCTGTGTCCTGAGGGAGCGCTGCCCATGTCTTGGGGAGCTTGTGAAA ATTTTAAGGTCGCCTATGCAACAGCCACAGCTGTATACAGTTTGGAGTTTGCAGGAGAGACTCCTGTGAAAACTGAACTCTTTACTTCAGATGAAGACATCCAGTCGTTTGACATGTACTGGAGGAGAGGATGTGTGGTGTGGTCTAATGGGACGGGCCACGTGAAGACTAACATACAGTCTCAGGACTTGTCTGAGTACATCCTGACTTTAAAACCTG CCTGTATCGTCAGAGTTGACCAGAGGACTGGGAATCTGTATTGGCTGGCCTGTGACGAACTTTCCATTGGGGTTTCTACCATTGGCCCCCTCGACCAGAGTATCTCCAGACAGCTGTATCAAACCAGAACCGCAATCCTAGACCTCTTTGTGGACTGGCAGAGAGGAAAGCTGTACTGGCTGGAGGGAAAGCAGGTCATGAGGATGAAACTGGGTCTGATTGGTGGAAATGTCGAAACTGCCTTCAGCTTCGAGGAGGATGGAGTCGACCGCGTTGTGTTTGATCATAAAGCGAATGGCTTCCTTTGGAGCATGGAGTCTT ACTTGCAGGTTATGAGTCTACTGAAGATGAGAAGGTACTCTGCTGGTAAAGACTGGGTCGTTCCTGGCTCACTCATGGCTGCTTATGAACCCTACACGGTGACCTTGTTCAATAACATCCTGACCGTGTGGAATCGCAAAGATCGAGCTCGTGTCTCTGGAGTGGCGGTAGAGAATGGAGTTGTTAGCTTATCTGTAGCCCTTAGGGAAGTCCAACAAG ATACAACAGCGGAAGATGTGCGTCCTACCGAGGTGACTTGCAAAAGTCCCCTAGTCATTTGTCAAGGATCAGCTGTTTGTATCAGCCGATCTCAGTGGTGTGATGGGAACAAAGACTGTCCGGATGGATCTGATGAAGCCTCgtgtgtgcacatgtgtgcaAAGCCAG GTGACTTCCTGTGTGCGGACAGGAGGAAGTGTGTGGCGAGGGATCTGGTGTGTGACGGTCGCTCTCACTGCACTGACGGCTCAGATGAGACGGGATGTCCCACCACTGCTCCTGAAACCGTCTCCACAGCATTAAAGTGTCGTGTGGGCTCTAAACCCTGTGCGGACGGCCGTGAGTGTGTGCTGTACAGTCATGTGTGTGATGGAGAGATGGACTGTAAAGATGGATCAGATGAACACGGCTGTGAATATCGGTGTAAAGCAG ATCAGTTCCAGTGCGCTCATGGGAGGATGTGTATCGACAGAAAGCAGGTGTGTGACGGCACACCTCAGTGTCAGGATCGCTCTGATGAACTGGACTGTTTCAGTCGCTCACACGAATGCAGACATCAGTGTGATAATAAAACTCGCTGCATCCCAGAGAGCTTCCTCTGTGACGGAGAGAAAGACTGCGTGGACGCCACTGATGAACACAACTgct CTGAGATAAAAAGAGGGGATATAAATTTGGTGACACTGAAAGGCAACAAGGAACAACCTCCTTTGCAACCTCCTCCTCCAGTCTGTAGAAGTCCATCCATGATGTGTCCGGGAACATCACTGTGCATTTCCCACACTCGATTGTGTGATGGAAAGATCGATTGTCCGGATGGTTCTGATGAAGTTTCATGTGTAGACACTTGTTCAAAACCTG GTGACTTCCTGTGTAAGGACCGAAGGAAGTGTGTTGATGGGAATCTGGTGTGTGACGGCCGCTCTCACTGCCTTGACGGCTCTGATGAAGTAGCATGTTACTTGGTGGCTAGAAGTTCAAAACCGGCACCATTAAAGTGTCGTGTGGGCTCTAAACCCTGTGAGGACGGCCGTGAGTGTGTGCTGCTCAGTCATGTGTGTGATGGAGAGATGGACTGTAAAGATGGATCAGATGAACGCGACTGTGGTCGTCAGTGCCAACCTG GGCAGTTCCAGTGCACTTCTGTTGGGAGGTGTATTGAAATGAATCAGGTGTGTGATGGCACTCCTCAGTGTCTGGATAAGTCAGATGAAGCCGGATGCTGGAAACCCTCAAGGAGCTGCAGCATGCGCTGTGACCGGGACACTCACTGTATTCCTGAAGTCCTCATCTGCAATGGGATTAGGGACTGTCTCGATGGCACTGATGAAGCAAACTGTG CTGTTTCCAGACCAGCTCAGACCAGCTGTGAGAGTCCCTCGGTCCTGTGTCCGGGGacgtcagtgtgtgtgtctccggCCCAGATGTGTGACGGCACAAGAGACTGTCTCGATGGATCTGATGAAGCTTCTTGTATAGACGCATGTGCTGCTCCAG GTGACTTTCTGTGTGAGGACAGGAGGAAGTGTATTGAGGGATCTCTAGTCTGTGACGGTCGTTCTCACTGCCTTGATGGTTCTGATGAGATGGGATGTTCTACCATAGCAGATAAAACCACCACCACTGCACCCTTCAAGTGTCGTGTGGGGACTAAACCCTGTGAGGACGGCCGTGAGTGTGTGCTGTACAGTCATGTGTGTGATGGAGAGATGGACTGTAAGGACGGCTCTGATGAAGAACAATGTGAACTTCAGTGCAATCCAG GGATGTTTCAGTGTGTTCAGGGGAAGAAGTGTATTGACTTCCGGCAGGTGTGTGATGGGACTCCTCAGTGTCCTGATCATTCGGATGAAGCGGGCTGCTGGAAGCCCACCAAGAGCTGCAGCATCCGCTGCGATGGGAACAGCCGCTGTATCCCAGAGGTGTTTGTCTGTAACGGGATGAGGGACTGCTGGGATGGCTCAGATGAGGCAGACTGTG ctatgcCCACTCCACCATCACCTTGTAAAAGCCCATACGTGGCTTGTCAAGGGACATCTCTGTGCATCCTGCAGCGATATCTCTGCGATGGGAGAAAAGACTGTCCTGATGGCTCTGATGAGAGACCGTGTCTTCGCAACTGCCCATATCGCA GTGATTTCATGTGTAAAGACAGGACAAAGTGTGTGGCGAGGGATCTGGTGTGTGACGGTCGTTCTCACTGCCTTGACCGTTCGGATGAGATGGGATGTCCCACTACAGCACCTAAAACATCAACCACAGTGCTGTTAAAGTGTCGTGTGGGCTCTAAACCCTGTGCGGACGGCCGTGAGTGTGTGCTGTACAGTCATGTGTGTGATGGAGAGATGGACTGTAAAGATGGATCAGACGAACGCGACTGCGATTTTAATTGTAAAGAAG GGGAATTTCAGTGTGCCCATGGGAGGAAATGCATAGACTCAAAACTAGTGTGCGATGGCAAACCGCAGTGTCAGGATTTTTCAGATGAGAGGGACTGCTTCATTCGCAGCAAGAGCTGCAGCCATCGCTGTGATAATAAAACCCGCTGCATCCCAGAAAACTTTCTGTGTGACGGAGAGAAAGACTGTGTGGACGGCACGGATGAATCTGACTGCG GGTACCCCACAGAGGTGGTGAAGTGTGAGAGTCCTGCGGTGTTGTGTCGTGACGGGTCGCTGTGCATCCCTCACACCAGTCTCTGTGATGGGAAGAGAGACTGTCCTGATGGATATGATGAAACCTTTTGCTTTGACCATTGTCCAAATGCAG gtGACTTCCTGTGTGCGGACAGGAGGAAGTGTGTGGCGAGGGATCTGGTGTGTGACGGTCGCTCTCACTGCACTGACGGCTCAGATGAGACGGGATGTCCCACCACTGCTCCTGAAACCGTCTCCACAGCATTAAAGTGTCGTGTGGGCTCTAAACCCTGTGAGGACGGCCGTGAGTGTGTGCTGTACAGTCATGTGTGTGATGGAGAGATGGACTGTAAAGATGGATCAGATGAACACGGCTGTGAATATCGGTGTAAAGCAG ATCAGTTCCAGTGCGCTCATGGGAGGATGTGTATCGACAGAAAGCAGGTGTGTGACGGCACACCTCAGTGTCAGGATCGCTCTGATGAACTGGACTGTTTCAGTCGCTCACACGAATGCAGACATCAGTGTGATAATAAAACTCGCTGCATCCCAGAGAGCTTCCTCTGTGACGGAGAGAAAGACTGCGTGGATGCCACTGACGAAGACAACTGTG CTCCTATCACTGGCCCATCTGTCACAGACCAGCCAGTCTGCTTGAGCCCTTCTGTATTTTGTCATGAAACCTCAAAATGCATCTCACCGTCCCAACTGTGTGATGGAAAGACGGACTGTCCCAGTGGAGCCGATGAGCAGTCTTGTATATATTCATGTCCAGATCTAG GCCAGTTTCTGTGCAAGGACAGACGGAAGTGTGTCGAGAGCGCTCTGGTGTGTGACGGTCATCCACACTGTGCTGACGGCTCAGATGAGAAACAGTGCCCCACCTGTGCTTTGCTTTGTGACCAGAAGAGTGTTTGCCTGACGAGTCAGCAGATCTGTGACCGAAAACCAGACTGTAGAGACGGTTCAGATGAGAACATCTGCT acacTAGTCGTGTGGCTGCGAGTGCTGCATTACCACTGAAATGTCCGTTGGGATCCAAACCTTGTAGTGATGGGAAAGAGTGTGTCCTGTACAGCCATGTTTGTGATGGAGAGAAAGATTGCAAAGATGGGTCTGATGAGAGGAACTGTGAGCGTAAATGTAAAAAAG GCCAGTTCCAATGCGCTCACGGCAAGAAGTGTATAGACCTGAAGCTTGTGTGTGACGGCACACCTCAGTGTCAGGACCGATCAGATGAAATCAACTGCATGAAGCTCTCCGAGGAGTGCAGGCACCCGTGTGACAATAAAACCCGCTGCGTTCCTGAGACCTTCCTCTGTGACGGAGAGAGAGACTGTGCGGATGGCACTGATGAAGACAACTGTG TTGTAGAGCTCTGTTCTGGAGAGCGGTTCCAGTGCAGTAACGGTCAGTGTGTGGCGCTGGCTCTCCGCTGTGATGGGCACGCTGACTGTCGTGATCACTCGGATGAGAAGGGCTGTCCTCAGCCCCCACACTGTCCCATGGAGCAGCGCTGCCCCCACACACACGAGTGTCTGCTGAAAGAATGGCTCTGTGATGGAGAACAGGACTGCAGTGATGGGTTTGATGAGAGG AACTGCGAGGTGACTGCACTGAAGTGTGGAGAGTTCCAGTGGTCGTGTGCATCTAAAACTCAATGCATTGCGATGACATGGAGGTGTGACGGCGTAAAGGACTGCAAAGATGAGAGCGATGAATCTGGAT GTGGTCAAGTGAAATGCCCGACACACTTGTTCCAGTGTGGAAGTGGGGAGTGTGTGGAGCCAGATCTGGTGTGTAACGGGGCGTCTGACTGTGCAGACGGCTCTGATGAGGGTGTGGGGTGTCTGAAGAACAACTGCTCCAGTCCCAGCCGCCCATCATGCCAGCACTACTGCATCAACACTCCACACGGAGCA AGATGTGGCTGTAAGACTGGCTTCAGGCTTCAGTCTGACGGTTTAACCTGCGATGACATAGATGAATGTAAAGAGATTCAGCCTGCTGCCTGCAGTCACAAGTGCCTCAACACACTGGGCTCCTACCTGTGCCAGTGCCACCCTGAGTTTATACTGGAGCCGGACGGGCGCAGCTGCAAGACTGCAG AGGAACCCAGTCTTTTGATCTCTGAACAGTATGAGCTGTTAAATGTGGGTCTGCGAAGCTCCAGTATTCAAGCCCTGATCGCACCGGGACGGATGGCCATCTTCTCTCTGGACTACGACCGGAGAGAGCAGAGGGTGTACTGGGTCAGTCTGGAGGACCAGAGCATCAAATACGCCTTTCACAGAGAAAAGGACAACACTGGAACGATCGTCAAAG GAGTGAAGTCAGACTCCATTGCTGTCGACTGGATGGGAAGGAACCTTTACTGGGTGGACGGTGTTGCTGGGCAGATTCTAGCTGTGAGATTGACCAGCAGTATTGTAAAGGCGCAAAACTACGTAATCGTTGTGGAAGAGGATTTGCATCAGCCTCGCTCGCTTGTGCTGCTGCCTCAGAAGGG GGTAATGTTCTGGTCCGAGATCGGAGGTCAGGCACAGATCGAGCGCTCGGGCATGGACGGCTCCGACAGGAAGGTGGTGGTCAGCCGCGGTCTGGAGCGGCCAGTCAGCGTGACGGTGGACACACTGACTGACAGACTATACTGGACTGACGAGAAGCTCCGGTGTATAGGCTCGGCGACGCTGGATGGAGAAAACATAAAG ttGCTGCAGCTGTCGGAGATGCCCAGTCTGTTCTCTGTGGCGGTGTTTAATGACATGGTCTACTGGTCCGACACGCACAGACGATCTGTTCAAGGGGCCAATAAACTGACGGGCAAGAACCGCAAAGTTCTTCTCAAGAGACCCGGACAGCCCTTCGACCTCAAA GTTGTGCACGCGCTCTTGCAGCCCAATGTGTCCGGCCCGTGTGAGACGCTCCGGTGCTCTCACGTGTGTCTGCTGGCTCCGGGGCCCAGGGCGGTCTGTCGCTGTCCGGCGGGGCTTCTCTTAGCCTCGGACGGCTTCACCTGCACCACACCTGTGGACTCCTCCTCTTTCCTTATGCTGCTGTCTCCGACCATGATTACACAG ATCTTCACTAAGAGCCTCCAGGCAGGATTGGGGCTGAAGACGTGGCCGGAGCACCGTGCTCTGACTCTGCCGGCCGTGAATCAAGCTTCAGACTTCGATCTGCTCCTCAAGGACCGCACCGTCTCTGTAGCTGACGCCGGACGAGGATCTATAGCTCAGCTCAAACTCAGCAGCTCTGGGTTCACACCCATCGGTCACTTGCTTCAGCTCAAAGGAGACCTGCTGACCGCTCTGGCTGTGGACTGGGTCACCCGAAACCTCTACTGGAGCAGCGTCAAGAGCCCCCAGCTGTACGTCACGTCCCCTGGAGGGAAATACACCAGCCTGGTGCTGCAAGCTGAGCTGGAGGGAACGGTCTCCATCGCCCTGCACCCTCCCACGGGCCGCCTGTGCTTCACCGCAGTGAGACGGAGGGCAGCCCAAACTCTGCCTCAGGTGGACTGCGCTCACATGGACGGGAACAATCGCACGCTGCTGTGGAGCAAAGCAAAGATGCCTGCTTCACTCGCCTTTTCTGAGAAGGGAACAACGCTGTATTGGGCAGATGTTG GGAATGAAATGATTAGCTCTGTTAACATGGACGGCTCTGATTATAAGGAGTACAGCACCGGATCTGCCTTCATTCTGTCTTTTGCTCGTGTTGAGAACATCTTCTTCTGGATCACTCTGGACAACG GTACTGCTCAAGTGTGGTACACGGATGGTTTCCAGCCCAAACACATGTGGTTTGAGGTGAAGGCTAATGTCATTGAGCTGAAGGCCTACAGCAGGTCCAGTcagaaag GGACCAATGTCTGTTCTGAAAACAACGGGGGCTGCAGTCACCTGTGTCTGGCGTATCCAGGTGGACGCTCGTGTCGCTGCGCACAGGACTACCTCTCTGTCAACAAAACCAAATGTGTTTCCAACCTCAAGTGTCCCATGGGCAGTAAAGCATGCAGAGACGGCCTCAAGTGCATCGCTCTGGCCAAGTTCTGTGACCAGATCCCAGACTGCCTGGACGGCTCGGATGAGGAGT GTGGCAGTGTGAGAATCAAACCTGGAGCGGCCCGTCTGCCTGCTCTGGACTCTGCTGTTGGCAGTGAGTCGTGTGAGGCGGAGCGCTGCAGCGGTCACGGGACGTGTGTGAGTGTGGAGGGTGAGgcggtgtgtgagtgtgaggagggATACAGCGGGGATCTGTGTCAGAACGCCGCCTCCAGCAGCACTGCGCTCGCCATCACACTCACCTTTCTCTTCGGAGGGGCTCTGATAGCCGCCGTCATCCTCAAGAGGAG AAGGGCACAAGCATCGAGGGAAGAGgccacagaaaaacaaacacttgTGACTGAAGTGGAAGAGTGCACAACCTACTCTCAAAACTTTGTTAATGAGTTGTACGATCCTGATGAG GCTCCGATTACTCCAGCCATTACCACTACTGTTGTCagctaa